A single Bacillus sp. HMF5848 DNA region contains:
- the mfd gene encoding transcription-repair coupling factor has protein sequence MESLLQVFYEQDDFKTVINGIDEGLREQLVAGLSGSSRTLYIASLYKDSNRPILVVTHNLLQAQRIYDDLASYLHEDELFLYPVNELMAAEIGVASPELKGQRIDVLNALSALQKGVIITPVAGFRRLLPNMSTWQEYQLRFEVGEEIDLDNILAKFIEMGYERSSMVQAPGEFSLRGGILDIYPLTEENPLRIELFDTEIDSIRTFSLEDQRSILKKSYITIGPASEYIMTQDQIKLTAAELEVKLSSSLKKVKDDAAKKRLVENVTYEIEQLKQGHVSEEIFKYLSLVYKTPASLLDYVPNNSLIVMDEISRIYEMTESLEKEEAEWFTSLLAEGKIVHDLKVSHSVQERLQQTVKPKIYLSLFLRHVPHTSPQNILNITCKQMQTFFGQMHVLKAEVERWQKAQFAVVFLAGTKERTRKLADLLDDYDIDAFQGESTQVQAGKVQIVEGELHSGFELPMQKLVVITEEEVFKKKSKKSKSRQKLSNAERIKSYSELAVGDYVVHVNHGIGKYMGIETLVINGVHKDYIHIRYQGTDKLYVPVEQIDQVQKYVGGSEGKEPKIYKLGGNDWKKVKKKVESSVQDIADDLLKLYAEREASKGYAFSPDGEMQREFESSFAYNETEDQIRSIDEIKKDMERERPMDRLLCGDVGYGKTEVAIRAAFKAIADGKQVAFLVPTTILAHQHYETLRERFQGFPIEIAQLSRFRTRQQQKDTIKGLKQGTIDIVVGTHRILSKDLVFKDLGLLIIDEEQRFGVSHKEKIKQMKANVDVLTLTATPIPRTLHMSMLGVRDLSVIETPPENRFPVQTYVMEYNAGLVRDAVERELARGGQVFFLYNRVEDIERKAEEISMLVPDARVTFAHGKMTENELEAVMLAFLEGEYDVLVSTTIIETGVDIPNANTLIVDNADRMGLSQLYQLRGRVGRSNRVAYAYFTYRKDKVLTEVAERRLQAIKEFTELGSGFKIAMRDLSIRGAGNILGAQQHGFIDSVGFDLYSQMLKEAIEARRGTVDDKQKANVEIDLELDAYIPDVYIQDGQQKIDMYKRFRGVDTLEDILELQEEMTDRFGDYPQEVDLLFTVAKMKVYARQYGVESIKQKKEEITLLLNETASTTIDGAKLVKQIDKYGRMVGLGMEGNKVKLVLQIKNKDQTSWLATLMEIIEGFEKVQHPQAS, from the coding sequence TTGGAAAGTTTGTTGCAAGTTTTTTATGAGCAAGATGACTTTAAGACCGTAATAAATGGAATAGATGAAGGATTAAGAGAGCAGCTTGTCGCAGGATTATCAGGGTCTAGTCGAACACTTTATATCGCGTCACTATATAAGGATTCGAACAGACCTATCTTAGTAGTAACTCATAATCTATTGCAAGCGCAGCGAATATATGATGATTTAGCATCATACTTACATGAAGATGAATTATTTTTGTATCCTGTAAATGAATTAATGGCAGCAGAAATCGGTGTCGCAAGTCCTGAGTTGAAGGGGCAAAGAATTGATGTGCTTAATGCTTTAAGCGCCTTACAAAAAGGTGTTATTATTACACCGGTCGCAGGGTTTAGACGTCTTTTACCAAATATGTCAACTTGGCAGGAATATCAGCTGCGATTTGAAGTCGGAGAAGAAATAGACTTAGATAATATATTAGCTAAGTTTATTGAAATGGGGTATGAAAGAAGCTCAATGGTGCAGGCGCCCGGTGAGTTTAGCTTACGTGGTGGAATTCTTGATATATATCCACTTACGGAGGAAAACCCTTTACGTATTGAGTTATTTGATACAGAAATAGATTCCATTAGGACTTTCTCTCTTGAGGACCAAAGGTCGATATTGAAGAAATCGTATATTACGATTGGTCCTGCAAGCGAATATATTATGACGCAGGATCAAATTAAACTTACAGCTGCTGAATTAGAAGTTAAACTGTCTTCTAGTCTGAAAAAGGTAAAAGATGATGCTGCTAAAAAACGACTCGTTGAAAATGTTACGTATGAAATTGAACAATTAAAGCAAGGGCATGTGTCAGAAGAGATATTTAAATATTTATCACTTGTATATAAAACGCCTGCTAGTTTACTAGACTATGTACCTAATAATAGTCTTATTGTTATGGATGAAATAAGCCGTATTTACGAGATGACAGAAAGCCTTGAGAAGGAAGAAGCGGAGTGGTTTACAAGTCTTCTCGCTGAAGGGAAAATTGTTCACGATTTAAAAGTTTCCCATAGTGTACAAGAAAGGCTTCAACAAACCGTCAAACCAAAAATATACTTATCTTTATTTTTGCGACATGTACCACACACAAGTCCACAAAATATACTCAATATTACTTGTAAGCAAATGCAAACGTTCTTTGGCCAAATGCATGTGCTAAAAGCAGAGGTAGAGCGTTGGCAAAAGGCTCAATTTGCTGTTGTCTTCTTAGCGGGAACTAAAGAGCGTACAAGAAAGCTTGCTGACTTACTAGATGATTACGATATAGATGCATTTCAAGGAGAAAGTACGCAGGTTCAAGCAGGAAAAGTCCAAATTGTTGAAGGTGAACTGCATAGTGGTTTTGAATTACCAATGCAAAAGCTTGTCGTTATAACCGAAGAAGAGGTTTTTAAGAAAAAATCGAAAAAGTCGAAATCAAGACAAAAACTTTCAAATGCTGAACGAATCAAATCTTATTCTGAACTCGCTGTTGGTGATTACGTCGTTCATGTTAATCATGGTATTGGAAAATACATGGGTATCGAGACCCTAGTTATCAATGGTGTTCATAAAGACTACATACATATTCGTTACCAAGGAACAGATAAATTATATGTACCAGTGGAACAGATTGATCAAGTACAGAAATATGTTGGTGGATCAGAAGGAAAAGAACCAAAAATATACAAGCTTGGCGGAAATGATTGGAAAAAGGTTAAGAAAAAGGTTGAGTCATCTGTTCAAGATATTGCGGATGATTTGTTGAAGCTTTATGCGGAGCGGGAGGCTTCAAAGGGTTATGCATTTTCACCAGATGGGGAAATGCAAAGAGAGTTTGAATCGTCATTTGCTTACAACGAGACTGAGGATCAAATTCGTTCTATAGATGAAATTAAAAAGGATATGGAACGAGAGCGTCCAATGGATCGCTTGCTATGTGGGGATGTTGGTTATGGTAAAACAGAGGTTGCTATTCGGGCAGCGTTTAAAGCAATAGCAGATGGGAAGCAAGTTGCTTTCCTCGTACCAACTACGATTTTAGCTCATCAGCATTATGAAACGCTACGTGAACGTTTTCAAGGGTTTCCTATTGAAATAGCTCAGCTCAGTCGATTCCGAACACGTCAACAGCAAAAAGATACAATTAAAGGGCTAAAACAGGGGACAATTGATATTGTTGTTGGGACTCATAGAATTTTATCAAAGGATCTAGTCTTTAAAGATCTAGGGTTGCTGATTATTGATGAGGAACAACGTTTCGGTGTAAGTCATAAAGAGAAAATTAAACAAATGAAAGCAAATGTTGATGTGTTGACATTAACGGCAACACCTATTCCTAGAACGTTGCATATGTCCATGCTTGGTGTTCGTGACTTATCAGTTATCGAAACGCCACCAGAGAATCGTTTTCCTGTTCAAACGTATGTGATGGAGTATAATGCTGGTCTAGTTCGCGATGCTGTTGAAAGAGAGTTAGCAAGAGGAGGTCAAGTCTTTTTCTTATATAATCGTGTAGAAGACATTGAAAGAAAAGCAGAAGAAATTTCAATGCTTGTGCCCGATGCTCGTGTCACGTTTGCACATGGGAAAATGACTGAAAATGAACTAGAGGCTGTTATGCTTGCGTTTTTAGAAGGTGAATATGATGTCTTAGTAAGTACAACAATTATCGAGACGGGTGTTGATATACCTAATGCCAATACGTTAATTGTTGACAATGCTGACCGAATGGGGCTTTCTCAGTTGTACCAGCTTAGAGGACGAGTAGGGCGTTCTAACCGTGTTGCGTATGCCTATTTTACGTATAGAAAAGATAAAGTACTAACAGAAGTAGCTGAAAGACGTCTACAGGCCATTAAGGAGTTTACGGAGTTAGGATCCGGCTTTAAAATTGCGATGCGTGACTTATCTATCCGAGGGGCAGGCAATATTCTCGGTGCACAGCAGCATGGCTTTATTGACTCAGTCGGCTTTGATCTGTACTCACAGATGCTTAAGGAAGCGATTGAAGCAAGACGCGGAACAGTCGATGATAAACAAAAGGCCAATGTCGAAATTGATTTGGAGCTAGATGCGTATATACCAGATGTGTATATTCAAGATGGTCAGCAAAAAATTGATATGTACAAACGTTTTAGAGGTGTTGATACACTCGAGGACATATTAGAGTTACAAGAGGAAATGACGGACCGCTTTGGTGACTATCCACAAGAAGTAGACCTGTTATTTACCGTAGCGAAAATGAAAGTGTACGCTCGGCAATATGGTGTGGAATCGATTAAACAGAAGAAAGAGGAAATCACACTTCTTCTGAATGAAACAGCTAGTACGACTATTGATGGAGCTAAACTTGTAAAGCAAATTGACAAGTACGGTAGAATGGTCGGACTTGGGATGGAAGGTAATAAGGTAAAGCTAGTTTTACAAATAAAAAATAAAGATCAAACTAGCTGGTTAGCAACCTTAATGGAGATAATAGAGGGGTTTGAAAAGGTACAGCATCCACAAGCTTCATAA
- the spoVT gene encoding stage V sporulation protein T, whose product MKATGIVRRIDDLGRVVIPKEIRRTLRIREGDPLEIFVDRDGEVILKKYSPISELSDFAKEYAEALYDSLGHTILVCDRDIFIAVAGGSKKEYLSKPVSSLIEKTMEDRNSVIETEVDTAAIIQGNEEQLSSYTIGPIVANGDPIGAVVIISKEKALSDVEQKAVETAAGFLARQMEQ is encoded by the coding sequence ATGAAAGCAACAGGTATCGTGCGTCGAATTGATGATTTAGGTAGGGTAGTTATCCCGAAGGAAATTCGGAGAACTTTGCGTATTCGTGAGGGAGATCCACTTGAAATATTTGTAGACCGAGATGGTGAAGTCATTTTAAAGAAATATTCTCCGATAAGTGAGTTAAGTGATTTTGCAAAAGAATATGCAGAAGCACTTTATGATAGCTTAGGACATACCATTCTTGTATGTGATAGAGATATATTTATTGCAGTTGCGGGTGGATCAAAGAAAGAATACTTATCAAAACCAGTAAGTTCACTTATTGAAAAAACAATGGAAGATAGAAACTCTGTAATTGAAACTGAAGTTGATACAGCCGCTATTATACAAGGGAATGAAGAGCAGTTATCATCCTATACAATTGGACCAATTGTTGCGAATGGAGATCCAATTGGGGCTGTAGTAATTATTTCAAAAGAGAAAGCTTTATCCGATGTTGAGCAAAAAGCAGTTGAAACCGCTGCAGGCTTTTTAGCAAGACAGATGGAGCAATAG
- a CDS encoding polysaccharide biosynthesis protein, which yields MGQTNVLKQVWKGTILLTLAGFVVKLLSALYRVPFQNMVGDIGLYVYQQVYPFYGIAMAMAVYGFPGAISKITAETDSKKRRDVITTAFIILSCISIIVCLSIFFGAQAIASWMGDIQLVPVIRISSFVYLILPFVAVIRGYFQGMYNMKPTAVSQMVEQSIRVFMILVFASILIRAGYNVYDVAAVAYTGSVIGGLAALFILIMYLHKYKLLYFRKSINSLPYKMVLKVLFKEGFAISLFTMLLLLLQLVDSFTLVSILSKNGMDQESARAWKGVYDRGLPLIQLGTVAATSIAMTLVPLIAVVRNKRQSKLVHNHVSLTLRYTIVIGAAASTGLIAVMRPTNTMLYENYSGTDVLQILSLTVLFSSIAMTTAAILHGHGVFRLPFLSFTTGVIVKLLFNIVLIPIFDTMGAAISTVSACAIIALINVISIKKYGYKIHISWEFLWRLSSALLIMALAVILLFSGANFIFEYSRWTATAQAILGSILGGWLFLFVIIKLRLFSNEELQFLPFSSKLAAITGMKKY from the coding sequence ATGGGCCAAACTAACGTATTAAAGCAAGTGTGGAAAGGTACAATTCTATTAACACTTGCTGGATTTGTCGTAAAACTATTAAGTGCTTTGTATCGAGTGCCATTTCAAAACATGGTAGGGGATATTGGATTGTATGTATATCAGCAAGTGTATCCTTTCTATGGAATAGCAATGGCGATGGCGGTGTATGGATTCCCTGGAGCAATATCAAAGATAACTGCAGAGACAGACTCGAAAAAAAGAAGAGACGTTATTACCACTGCGTTTATTATACTGTCATGTATCAGTATAATTGTATGTCTATCTATATTCTTTGGAGCTCAAGCAATAGCAAGCTGGATGGGGGATATACAATTAGTTCCTGTAATACGTATAAGTTCTTTTGTGTATTTAATTTTACCGTTTGTAGCAGTAATTCGTGGATATTTTCAAGGAATGTACAATATGAAACCAACAGCCGTTTCACAAATGGTTGAACAAAGTATCCGTGTTTTTATGATCTTAGTGTTCGCTTCTATCTTAATAAGAGCGGGATATAATGTGTATGATGTTGCAGCTGTTGCCTATACTGGTTCCGTTATAGGTGGACTTGCGGCTTTATTCATACTAATAATGTATTTGCATAAGTATAAGCTTTTATACTTTCGTAAGAGTATTAATTCTCTTCCTTACAAAATGGTGTTAAAAGTACTTTTTAAGGAAGGCTTTGCCATATCGTTGTTTACCATGCTTTTATTACTGTTACAGCTAGTGGATTCATTTACATTAGTTTCTATACTAAGTAAAAATGGTATGGATCAGGAAAGTGCTAGGGCATGGAAAGGAGTGTATGATAGAGGACTCCCGCTTATTCAATTAGGAACAGTTGCTGCTACTTCAATTGCCATGACTTTAGTACCTCTTATAGCTGTCGTTCGTAATAAAAGGCAAAGTAAGCTCGTACATAATCATGTGTCATTAACATTACGCTATACAATCGTTATAGGAGCAGCTGCGTCAACGGGTCTTATTGCAGTTATGAGACCTACAAATACTATGTTATATGAAAACTACAGTGGAACGGATGTACTTCAAATTTTATCATTAACTGTTCTTTTTAGCTCCATTGCCATGACAACAGCTGCCATTTTGCACGGGCATGGTGTCTTTAGATTACCTTTTCTTAGCTTTACAACGGGAGTTATAGTCAAGTTGCTCTTTAATATAGTTCTTATACCAATATTTGATACAATGGGAGCAGCGATATCAACTGTATCAGCTTGTGCTATCATAGCATTAATAAATGTAATAAGTATTAAAAAATATGGATATAAAATACATATTTCATGGGAGTTTTTATGGCGTTTAAGCAGTGCCTTGTTAATTATGGCATTGGCAGTGATACTTTTATTTAGTGGTGCTAACTTTATATTTGAATATTCTAGATGGACGGCTACGGCTCAAGCAATCTTAGGTTCAATTTTGGGTGGATGGTTGTTTTTGTTTGTTATTATTAAATTACGTTTATTTTCAAATGAAGAGCTACAGTTTTTACCGTTCAGTAGTAAGCTGGCAGCTATAACAGGTATGAAAAAGTACTAG